The following proteins come from a genomic window of Bos mutus isolate GX-2022 chromosome 23, NWIPB_WYAK_1.1, whole genome shotgun sequence:
- the PPP1R11 gene encoding E3 ubiquitin-protein ligase PPP1R11 isoform X2 has translation MVVSENRSLTIKLRKRKPEKKVEWTSDTVDNEHMGRRSSKCCCIYEKPRAFGESSTESDDEEEEGCGHTHCVRGHRKGRRHATPGPSPTSPPQPPDPSQPPPGPMQH, from the exons ATGGTGGTGTCT GAGAACCGGAGCCTAACCATCAAACTTCGGAAACGGAAGCCAGAGAAAAAGGTGGAATGGACGAGTGACACTGTGGACAATGAACACATGGGCCGCCGCTCATCAAAAT GCTGCTGTATTTATGAGAAACCTCGGGCCTTTGGCGAGAGCTCCACAGAGAGTGATGACGAGGAAGAGGAGGGCTGTGGTCACACACACTGTGTGCGGGGCCACCGCAAAGGACGGCGTCATGCAACCCCGGGACCAAGCCCCACcagccctccccagcctcctgacccctcccagccccctccagGGCCAATGCAGCACTAA
- the PPP1R11 gene encoding E3 ubiquitin-protein ligase PPP1R11 isoform X1, producing MAEAGAGLSETVTETTVTVTTEPENRSLTIKLRKRKPEKKVEWTSDTVDNEHMGRRSSKCCCIYEKPRAFGESSTESDDEEEEGCGHTHCVRGHRKGRRHATPGPSPTSPPQPPDPSQPPPGPMQH from the exons ATGGCGGAGGCAGGGGCCGGGCTGAGTGAGACCGTCACTGAGACAACGGTTACCGTGACAACGGAGCCC GAGAACCGGAGCCTAACCATCAAACTTCGGAAACGGAAGCCAGAGAAAAAGGTGGAATGGACGAGTGACACTGTGGACAATGAACACATGGGCCGCCGCTCATCAAAAT GCTGCTGTATTTATGAGAAACCTCGGGCCTTTGGCGAGAGCTCCACAGAGAGTGATGACGAGGAAGAGGAGGGCTGTGGTCACACACACTGTGTGCGGGGCCACCGCAAAGGACGGCGTCATGCAACCCCGGGACCAAGCCCCACcagccctccccagcctcctgacccctcccagccccctccagGGCCAATGCAGCACTAA